The stretch of DNA AAGCAGTGGGGCGGTGCTAAAGAAATGGTGTGTTTTTACCTTAACGTGGCTCCAGGAGCTTCGGGTTTGATTATAAATTGCAGTCGTTCTTCTTGGCTCTCCTTAACCTCAGCCTAATTGGCTCCGTAGTAGTGGCGTGGGCGGGCGCTCAGACGTCACGGGCAGCGGTTGAATGGAGGCTCTCGGCCCCGCGACCTGACGGTAAATGAAGTCCCATCTCTGGTCAGAACTGTAGCTTCTCTAACTATGTTGGAGCAAGAGAACTACATTACCCAGTAAACCTCGGGCCTGGGAGACGGCGTGGGGGCGGCACCTCACGTCTTACAGTCATCCCAAGCCTCTCCGGCGGGACTGTGATGGCTGGAGAGATGACGATCTTAGGTCAGTGAGCAGGGGTTCCTTGTGGTTGTTGTGGGCATCGGCGCAGTTTGGGGAAGGCCAGGATGGGCGTGGGTGGTTGTCACTTCCTGGATGCAATTGGCGCAGTGGGAAGGATTCCGGAAAGGTGACTTAAAGGCGGTTTTTGGTTCTTCGGGGCGCCAGATTGAGGGTCGCGTCTAGAAACGGTCTGGCCCAGAGTAGGCCATGTGGGGCCGGCGGCGACCCTCCGCGTACATCCCAGGGACATCGGGCCTCGGGAAGGGTTCTTTTCGAAAGAACGTTGATTTTGAGTCGTTGGTTGAattggggcctttgggaggctgCAAGAACGTGCGTCTCCAGGACCCCTTTgtagaggaagggggaggagcagtACCGGCGGCCTGAGCTGTAGACGGAGGGGATGCTGCCTTTTGAGAGAGCCAGGCCTCTTGGAGGTATAGTCTGATGCACTCTCCGCCAGTCTGGGTTAGTAATCAACCCTCCCCGAGCGAGAAGATCATGAAATGTTTCTGACGTTCTCCACGTAGGAGCTAGAGGAAAGTGGGGTTGACACTTGAtcgatctttctttctttctttctttctttctttctttctttcttttgagttaTGTGTTGATGAGGATGAGCTCACAATtagtcaagcagactcctgccaaTTGACGTTTTGGGTCGTATGTAACATATATGGACATAGTCTCCTGAAACCAAATAACAGATTAGTTGTAAATTCGATGTGGCATCTTTCTTCATCCCTATCGATTACGGTCTGCGTGGCTTTTTTTCgaatttgtgtatgtatgtgtgtgtgtttctttaaatcattatttgttgagcatctgctatgTCCTAGGAGCCATTCCTAGTGCAAGGGATACAACAGAGGATAAAacctgccttcagggagcttTATGTTGcatttagggttagacatttatGGTTCTCCTTCCCTAAATGTTAACTTCTGCAAGAAGCATTTGCTTAATTCgtatttaaatacagaaaaagttaATTGTTTCTGTTAATTAATTCTGTTGTAAAGTAGCAGTTTCACATTTAAAcaactttcaaaataattttcccaatttATCCAGTTCATTCTTTTGAAAGGTAAAAGAACATGAGGGGATAAAAAGTTTTagcccggggtgcctgggtggttcagggggttaaagtctctgccttcggctcaggtcatggtcccagggttctgagatggagccccgtgtctggccctctgctcagtagggagcctgcttcctcctctctctctgcctgcctccctgcctacttgtgatctccatctgtcaaataaataaataaaatcttaaaaaaaaaagttttagccCTTCAATAACAGAGTTTTTGCTGTCGAAATTCTAATAATGGagtttctttttaataatgaTAAAGCTGTCTATAAAGCTATGAGATCTAAATATTAATTGATCAAGAAATTGAATTATATCTATATTACATTTATCTAGTTTTTGGTAGAGATAAATGGCTTTTCCTGTCAGCATCAGCACaattatttaagtttttactttatattcacCCATAGGTGAAGTACTCAGACATACAACtacagggttttttgtttctgttttttgggttGTTCCTTCATTTTAACTGTATTATAGTCATTTTGCATTATGAAAAACTTGATGTCTGAGGGAAGTGTTATCTATAGTactgtaaaagaaaatatttgagagtGCATTAGTCTTGTTTCAAAGAGTGATATTAAAGAGACTTTGCTATAGTAATTTAGCATATTGTACTagtttaataaaacatattttaatttgcCTGTATTTCAGGATCAGCTGTTTTGACTCTCCTGTTGGCTGGCTATTTGGCACAACAGTATTTACCGTTGCCTACTCCTAAAGTGATTGGCATTGACCTTGGTACCACCTACTGTTCTGTTGGGGTGTTTTTTCCTGGTACGGGAAAAGTAAAGGTCATTCCGGATGAAAATGGGCATATCAGTATACCCAGCATGGTGTCGTTTACTGACAGTGATGTATATGTGGGTTATGAAAGCTTAGAGCTGGCAGATTCAAATCCTCAGAACACAATATATGATGCCAAGAGATTCATAGGCAAGATTTTTACCCCAGAAGAGCTGGAGGCTGAAGTTGGCAGATACCCATTTAAGGTAAGTGATTAAGCTAAAATCTATTGTAATTTTAGTTCAGCATACTGTTTCAGTTGATGCCTTGGCCTCAAGTTAAAAACATTCTGTTTCAATTTACTTAATCTGCATGGAAGCTACATTATAACAAGCTGTCCTACAGCAATTCCAGGATGAGTTAATTCATGGGCTCCACAGAGCTACTATGTTCTTGCTCTGccattttccagaatattttctctCAGAGTATCTGCTTAGCTTTTTTATCACTGTAGCAAGAAAACTGATGAAACCCCATGAAATATGGTTGGATGGAGGCATGATGGATGTCTGCTTGCCTGCCTGCTTAGCTCTTCCTTTGTAGCAAGAAAGCTAATGAAGCCCCATGTACtatggatggatggtgggtggatggatggatggacagacagatggatggctAGATAGGTGGATAGATGCTCTCTGTGTTAGGATAATCATATTTATATACTTGAAAAGAGATCATAGAGGTATGTGATTTTATGACTTGTTTGAAATTCAACAATATGACATGGTTCCTTAGAATGATATTTGgagttttttaagtttctgagtgttgtgatttttgttgtttatgtttCATGTGGGATCTGATAGGATAGTGTCTTTGGGCCTCATTTTAATAGTATCTgtagcttgtttttatttttccccaatagGTTGGTAGATGGTCAAGTTTTCATCATTGAAACTGATGAAACCTAATTATGTAGTCTAGAATGATGGGGGTAAAATTCTTATAATTTCTTAGAAGACTGATTCCCTTTACTCTTGATATGAATAGTCTTTGATGAAAGTAGGGTAGTATGTTTTAGAATTAACCTAGTTTTTTAAATGCACAACCACATTAGCAGGGATAGTGACCTAATACATGTTTTCATGGAAATATGAatgtaaatgatattttattctttttttttatttttaaattttttttaatttttttaattaacatataatgtattattagtcccggggtacaggtctgtgaattgccaggtttatacacttcacagcactcaccatagcacataccttccccaatgtccataaccccaccaccctctccctacccccctccccccgacaaccctcagtttgttttgtgaaattaagagtctcttacggtttgtctccctcccaaccacatcttgtttaatttattcttttcctaccccccaaaccccccacattgcatctcaaCTTCTCAAGTGATATTTCATTCTTGGATAAGAACATAATGAAGTACTAAATTATTCTTGTTAATATGTTCCAGAGCATTTTTTCAGGTATCTATTATTTTTGGAATCAAgttaactaaataaaaaagatcCTAAGTCAAATACATGATCCAGCAACTTTTATTCcttacatatttcatttttttttctttcattcatttaacatatatatatatatattaagaatttTCTGTCTTGCCTTCATATGCTTGGTGatggattatttttattctgcTGTTATTGTAGGTATCACtttatggatttttaaagtaTGGCTTTTAATAACTTCTAATCTTAGTAAATGATAGATTACAAATAAATGATCTTATAAAGTTTTTCTTGTAAgtctggtgtgtgtgtatgtatttaaatatatgtgtgtatgtatatatgtatgattttacttttctttctttttttttttttttttttggcaaatccTATTCGCAGgttttaaacaaaaatggaatGGCTGAGTTTTCTGTGACAAGTAATGAGACCATCACCGTTTCCCCAGAATACGTTGGCTCTAGACTATTGTTGAAGTTAAAGGAAATGGCAGAGGAATATCTTGGAATGCCAGTTGCCAATGCTGTTATTTCTGTACCAGCAGAATTCGATCTAAAACAGAGAAATTCAACAATTGAAGCGGCTAACCTTGCAGGTAATTTTACCCTTGCTTGAGCtgtatttttccaaaatgttctTGGGTTGAAAATCTTCTGTAGTAAGGTGTATCACTTTGAAAACCACCTAACTAAATAAGCCCAAAGTGGGTAAATTAGGTGGATTTTGATATgtttacaaacaaaaattaagaaaactctatagcagggcgcctgggtggctcagtgggttaagccgctgccttcggctcaggtcatgatctcagggtcctgggatcgaggcccgcatcgggctctctgctcagcagggagcctgcttcctcctctctctctgcctgcctctctgcctgcttgtgatctctctctgtcaaataaataaataaaatcttttttaaaaaaaaaaaaagaaaactctataGCATAATGTGAGTTGCAACATACTGTGACAATTGCCAGTCAGGTAGGCCTCTAACAAAGGCTGAGAACATGGGCGCATGTTAGCAATGAGGAATTTTTTTCTACAAACTTTCTTTAATGTTCAGatgactgaaatatttttttgaaaatctgaGGTAGAAGAGAATTCATTTGAAGCCATTAAATATTGAGTGCCTTggtaaatgaaacaaataaatctcTGTTCTCACGGAACTTATATTCCACTGGAGGGAAACAGAAGGTCTCTGTTAAAGATAAGTATGTTCTGGGGTTTCCTGCTCTTAgcattattgacattttgggctagATAATTCTGAGTTGTGGGCAACTCTCCTGTACAGTATCGGTCAGTTAGCTCACCCCAACCTTGTTAGGTGCTAGCAGCCCTCTCCTCTCCAAGTAGTGACAACCTTTTGTCTTCAAATGCTTTCAGATATTCCCTGAGGGGCAAAATTCCTAAGGGCAAAATTGCCCTGGTTGAAAACCGTAATAGAACGTATATCAGAAAGTAACAtgctatggaagaaaaaaagaacagaactggAAGAGGATTGCTGGTGGTGATCAGGAAGTGGGGGAACTTGCAGGTTTTAGAGTGGTCGGGTAGGCCTCCTTGAGAAAATAACGTTTAAGCATATTTGAAGGAGACGACGAGGTTGTTAGCCAAGCTGATGTATAGGGGAAGGATGTTGCAGGGGAGAGAACAGTCAATGTAGCAGCCATAAAATGGGAATTTGCTAGTGCTTATGAAGATGGGAAGTTGGTCAGTGTGACCAGAGCGGAGTGAGCGATGAGGTCAGAGAGCTAAGGGAAAAGGTATGaaaggtttttaaataaattgttcaGAATTGGAATCGTTTTTTATGGCTCCTGATACATAAATGCCATATTACTTTCCAAACCACTCATGACATGTGACAGTTGGGTAAAGTAGGAAGTTTGTGCAAAGAAATCTAATCTTTTTTGCCTAAACTTTTTCACTGTTTTACATTACCTTCAAGATCAGATTTGCTATATATTTCAGATTTACATTTGAGAGTCTtaaattttaagtacttttttaagAGTCATTGTACCAATTGGAACCCTATATGGTCTGTGGTGTGAATGGGAGGGTTAGAGAGGAATCAGTCtacatctaaaattttttttatgatctCTTCTGTTTACTTACCTGCTTTTTTTcaaagtcactttaaaaaaaaagagtgtagtAAGTTTATTTCATTTCCACAGCAATTTATTATAGTACATAATGATTAAAGTTTTATTACTCTTATATTcctaagtaaaatgaaaattaaaaggggctaggattttttaaattaaatattaaataatccaGAACATAATGATATATTCCACTAAATCTGGGCTTTTCTCATATCAATAacttttaagatgattttaatgATTCCATTTAGAACAACCAATATTTATCATTTCCCATTTCACTATTTTTGATGGGTTTGTGACTGCTCCCATTGTTACTCAGTGGAGTCCTTGTCACATAAAACATACTAACATGGTGTGATGTTGAGTGGGACGGAGTTTTGATCATGCTGTCCTCTGATGACTTGTTCTTCCTTCCAACCAATCTTACAGGACTGAAGATCTTGAGAGTAATAAATGAACCCACAGCGGCAGCTATGGCCTATGGCCTCCACAAGGCTGATGTCTTTCATGTCTTGGTGATAGATTTGGGTGGAGGAACTCTAGATGTGTCATTGCTGAATAAACAAGGAGGAATGTTTCTAACCCGAGCAATGTCTGGtaagaaaaatacatggagactgaaATAGGTTCAGATGTGCTTTTCTTAATTAGCCCACCTAATGTGTTGTgttgattttaaaactttttttagggggtacctgggtgactcaattggtcaagcatccaactcttggtttagacTCAGGAcacaatctcaggattgtgaaatcgagccccgtATGAGGCTCTGCATTTGGTGTggatttgcttgagattctttaccCCTCTGTTCTTCTCCTTGCTCGCACGTGCGTACGCttgctctctccaaaataaatcaatagaaataaaaaaacaaattttttttctcactataCTTGGACTTCATTTTGGTGGTCTGTATATGTGATTTTATAACcaccatttttatatataataacaacaaaaattgaAGTCTAAAAAAAATGAGCACCCTATCAAGCAACTAAATACATTGCCAGTTGTAGCTCACTGAGCCAGTAGGACTTCATGGCTGTGGTGAAGGgaacagaaagcaagaaaaatccttgaagtatttaccctaaagatacaaatgtagcgatccaaaggggcacatgcacccaaatgtttatagcagtaatgtccacaatagccaaactatggaaagaacctagatgtccatcaacaaatgaatggataaagaagatgtgatatatatacacagtggaatactatgcagccagcaAAACCCccgaaatcttgctatttgcagcaacgtggatggaactagagggtattatgctgagtgaaataagtcaatcagagaaagacaattatcatataatctctctgaaaGGAGGATTTGAAAGGCAGGACAGGGGGGttatggggggtagggaaggaaaaaatgaaacaagatgggattaggagggagataaagggtaagagactcttaatctcacaaaacaaactgagggttgttgcgGGATTGGGGGGAAGGTTAggttggctgggttatggacattggggaaggtatgtgctatggtgagtgctgtaaaatgtCTAAGAAatgtcacagacctgtactcctggggcaaataatatattatatgttagtaaaaaaatgaaaaaagaaaaatcctttaaaatgaagagtgatcaatttattttatttgataacaTGTTTTACAAAATATGTTTAGAAAATTTAGTAATAGTGTTCTCTAGGAAATTATAGGATTTTGTATTCtaaatcttttaagttttttttgtttgttttttgtttttaatttcaagaatgGAGGCTGTTTGAAAAGTGAAGCTATAAGTTATAGGTTGTCTAActttagcatttttctttttcctacctgGACTCTTTAGAACCAAATTCAATGCCAGGGATTTGTATTAACATTAATCTTTTgcttttaaatctctctctctcttttttttaaattttagctcttaAGCAAGCGGAAGGAtcgaaagaaaaagataaaatggctactgttactttttaattataaagacttttttttcctcttgagagTAATAAcattcagtgtttttaaattgCTATTAAAAGCTAATCTTTCATCAACTTTTACCTTTGGAAAAATTATTGGATATCGTTAAGCGatagttcctttttttattaaaaatttttaaccaggggcacctgggtagctcaggtagctcagtgggttaaagcctctgccttaggctcaggtcatgatcccagggtcctgggatcgagccccatatggggctctctgctcagcagggagcctgcttcctctctctctctctctgcctgcctctctgtctacttgtaatctctgcctgtcaaataaaataaataaaatctttaaaaaaaatttttttaaccagatatccattgtttttaaataatacacattagagttaaaattattttaatccaaTTATTTTACATCAGTCTTTGtgttaataaaatctaaatagtTAAGTACGTTAAGCAAGAGATTTGTTATTCCTAGTATATTGTTTTCATACATGCTACAgagacatatatgtgtatatatatatatacacacacacgtacacatacaaacacataagTATAACATGCCTTTTTATTTCTAACTTAGGAAACAATAAACTTGGAGGACAGGACTTCAATCAAAGACTTCTTCAGTATTTATATAAGCAGATCTATCAAACATACGGCTTTCTACCCTCTAGGAAAGAGGAAATTCACAGATTAAGACAAGCTGTGGAAATGGTCAAATTAAATCTGACTCTTCATCAGTCTGCTCAGTTGTCAGTATTACTAACAGTGGAGGAAAAGGACAAGAAGGAGCCTCAGAGTAGTGACACTGACCTGCCAAAGGACAGATTTTCTCCCGCTGATGGCCACCATGTGAACAGCATGGTTAGAGCTGGGCTTTCTGAAAAGAAGAGTGGAGAAAGTCAGGTGTTATTTGAAACAGAAATATCACGGAAGCTCTTTGACACCCTGAATGaagatctcttccagaaaatacttGTACCCATTCAGCAAGTATTAAAAGAAGGCCACCTGGAGAAGACGGAGATCGATGAGGTGGTTTTGGTTGGGGGTTCTACTCGTATTCCTCGAATCCGCCAAGTCATTCAGGAGTTCTTTGGAAAGGATCCCAACACTTCTGTAGACCCTgacctggcagtggtgacaggAGTGGCTATCCAAGCAGGGATTGATGGGGGCTCCTGGCCTCTCCAAGTCAGTGCTTTAGAAATTCCCAATAAGCATTTACAAAAGACCAACTTCAACTGAATCATGGAGGGATGATGATTTGTGATTGTCTGATGAGCGCTTCCTCTTTATCACACCACCTCCAATAAAGAAAAGTCTCTAAAATACTCATTTACCTGAAAGGTAGCATTTAGATACACAGAATTTTACATAGCATTTGGTTTTAGGATTAAATGTGACCAGATTGAGCCTACGTGATTTTGGAGAGCTCTCATTCCAGCAAATACTTTTCACATGATAGAGTTGAAGTAAAACTGTTGCAGGAGCAtaggtggttttgttttctggattCTGTAAGTAGATAATCACATGCACTTAAAGTGACATTCTGTAAACATTGCCTAGTGCCAATATTACGATTCCCAGTTCTTACTAAATTGTATTAGCAGGAGCTGGTAATTGATTTACTTGGATATCACATGTAACTATTAGTTTGAACCATACTTGAAGGACAGTATTGGTGTCAGGTTTTTACATTGGCTGGGAGATAGCAGTATTAGGAATATAAGCTGCATATATAATGTTCAGTAATGGCCATATTATGTAATAAATTTACTTTCACAAATTCCATTACGTGTCCTATTTACATAACCTGCattcttcagatttttaaattatttattgtatcaactttctttttaaaatagctacAGATTTATTCAGGTGTTTCAATACCAGACAGTAAATGTAACCAACGTATATTCTAGTTCTTTGGTTGCCTTCATCATCTTTCTCTGCTTGGATTTCCATGATTCTGCCTGATTAAACACAGTTGGgggttatttatttcattttacacgTCTTAATGTCACAATAAAGCCATCATTACTATCTATTCTTTGTTACCCAAGACCTTTGCAGACATTGTAAAGTACCAGTAATTAGCCACAGTatttatggttttgtttctttattttcagtaaGCCGGGGAGCATGTAGCTTGAGTTTGAACTACCCAATCATACTTGATTCAGTttttactgagattttttttccatatattaGTTTTGAATGAGGAAAACATGCTCACTTGTAAAATCTTTATTGTTTCCCACTATCGTTTTACAATAGTCACAGTTGGACTGCTTTCAGCCTTAAGGTTAGTATGTGATgcgagtaaaaaaaaaaaaattaaacattgaaAGTAATGTGGCAATATAATGTGAAGGGCAATGTTGAAAAATTTCTACAAATCAGCATTTGTagcagttttgttttgattttctttgtttccttttagaaATGCTACAGGgaccaagaaagaaaatgtagcaaGTCGTTCTGTTACTGTGATGCCCAAAgttgaaggtttttgtttttgtttttgtttttccttaatgcATGCTTCATACTACTATTCAAAGTTATACTCTGGTCAACGTGTTTGTTAATGTAAAAAGTATGTCTGCTTTATCTGTTGTTGAATTTAAAAGTTACTCAATTTCGAATCACCGAAAAAGAGAACTAAGCAGACATTTCAGCAACATCGAACATTTCAGCTTCTCACAGTAAAAAAgcttaatgttaatattttttgcagatctaaaaaaaattgtaagcgATGAGATTGCTGTTAAAACACAATTTCAGTCACATAGTTTTGTGTACAGATTGTCTAGTAAGTagatagaaaagtaaaaaatgtttgttgacatattttattttagcgCTAACGGAGAAATGCCAAAGATGAATCCTTCACTGCATTATGAAAATATTCAAGTGTTCTCTTGGACTTGACGTGAAtctttaatagattttaaaattggaaaatatctttttgcttaGGTCTTAAGAGGAGAGTGTTCAATCTATCAAAATCTCCACATATATTATCAGCTTTAACCTAaagcattttaacattttttaaaaaatatcttgactCTCTCAAATACATGAGATAGTTCAGGAAGATCTGTTGCCACTTTTTAGTGGAAACAATTTGCAAAACAGGGCAGCTAATCTCATACTGATGTTAGAATTTAAGTCATTTGATCGTGTCCAAAAAGAATGGCAGTGCTGGGATTTGGGGGCAAGAGTTTAGCATATTCTCTCGTATAGTTATGCCTTGAAAAATACAAAGCAGTGTCTATCTTCAATCATACTTTAGGGGCCTCTGTATAAATGGTCTTCAAATCaatgtagtttatttatttaaaaaatcaaaatgcatCCCAAAAGGGATTGTTTATGCCTAATAATCTTGACGTTTTCCGTAAAACAATACATTTTGGCTGTACATGTAACTAGTGTTTTTTGAAGtgcattaactttttaaatactaACTGTTGTATGAGTAGAATATGTGAATGGGTAATTTATTTTGTATCAGGAATGTTTCGGTACTGTGTTTTCACTCCAACCACTGATGTAACAGATGCTACTGTGTATACCATGTACTGAAATTTATATAGTTATTGTGCATAACAGATTGTGCCTCTTAAATTTGTGTGTGTACAGGTAATTCACATTTGAATGTAAATAAATACCACTTtgcagtttgttttttaaactgtgtACTTTCTTTTCCATGCACGGCTAGGCCAG from Neovison vison isolate M4711 chromosome 6, ASM_NN_V1, whole genome shotgun sequence encodes:
- the HSPA13 gene encoding heat shock 70 kDa protein 13; translated protein: MAGEMTILGSAVLTLLLAGYLAQQYLPLPTPKVIGIDLGTTYCSVGVFFPGTGKVKVIPDENGHISIPSMVSFTDSDVYVGYESLELADSNPQNTIYDAKRFIGKIFTPEELEAEVGRYPFKVLNKNGMAEFSVTSNETITVSPEYVGSRLLLKLKEMAEEYLGMPVANAVISVPAEFDLKQRNSTIEAANLAGLKILRVINEPTAAAMAYGLHKADVFHVLVIDLGGGTLDVSLLNKQGGMFLTRAMSGNNKLGGQDFNQRLLQYLYKQIYQTYGFLPSRKEEIHRLRQAVEMVKLNLTLHQSAQLSVLLTVEEKDKKEPQSSDTDLPKDRFSPADGHHVNSMVRAGLSEKKSGESQVLFETEISRKLFDTLNEDLFQKILVPIQQVLKEGHLEKTEIDEVVLVGGSTRIPRIRQVIQEFFGKDPNTSVDPDLAVVTGVAIQAGIDGGSWPLQVSALEIPNKHLQKTNFN